Proteins encoded within one genomic window of Brachybacterium muris:
- a CDS encoding glycoside hydrolase family 65 protein yields the protein MTRLRSVPEDPVDRAHLPLDEWRLVESRPGADLGLLETLFATANGFMGMRGTPEEGRDVKAHGTFLNGFHETWRINHAESAYGLAKVGQTMISVPDCSTIKLYVDDEPLLLSIADMVEYERWIDFREGVLRRDLIWRTPAGKHVRVRSSRMVSFEQRHLALMEMEVTMLDGSAPVAISSQIVNRQDSVDEFGNSAGPITDKHDPRQTTAFTHRVLEPQQDWHSEKRMLLGYRVANSGMTLAIGADHEVESEAEVERLLDTMPDLGRAVFHANLDEGQSITVRKAVAYHSSRSVPHRELFDRCRRTLDRIRTEGFAPQYADQRAYLEDFWRRSDVQLPGRPAEQQATRWCLYQLAQASARSDGWGIPAKGVTGSGYEGHYFWDTEIYVVPFLIFTSPTWARNALRFRSNLLPKARERARELNQRGAMFPWRTINGDEASAYYAAGTAQYHINADVAYAFSMYTDITGDLDFQHRDGVRVLVETARMWSDLGFWRVTAEGDASFHIHGVTGPDEYTTVVNNNMFTNVMARYNLRRAARAVRELREADPAGLEALVSELELDMLELEQWEACADGMFIAKDEALGIHLQEDRFLEREVWDLPSTPEEFFPLLLHYHPLVIYRFQVLKQADVVLALFLRGAEFTAEEKRADFEYYDPITTGDSSLSAVVQSIMAAEVGHQKAALDYFRAGLFVDLGDLHGNTSDGVHIASAGGVWNALVHGFGGMRQEKGALSFDPRLPESWPELSFPLTVRESRFRVRITREEISFVLEEGEELEVTVRGESARVTRDGATVALADQGPILDDAVLASPRGLGDERADGSIVTSFVPKDPDDPWEYPVHTDPDDIIESV from the coding sequence ATGACCCGCCTGCGCTCCGTCCCCGAGGACCCCGTCGACCGCGCCCACCTGCCGCTGGACGAGTGGCGGCTGGTGGAGTCCCGCCCCGGGGCGGACCTGGGCCTGCTGGAGACCCTGTTCGCCACCGCCAACGGGTTCATGGGCATGCGCGGCACCCCCGAGGAGGGGCGCGATGTCAAGGCCCACGGCACCTTCCTCAACGGCTTCCACGAGACTTGGCGGATCAACCACGCCGAGTCCGCCTATGGCCTCGCCAAGGTGGGCCAGACCATGATCTCGGTGCCCGACTGCAGCACCATCAAGCTGTACGTGGACGATGAGCCCCTGCTGCTGTCGATCGCGGACATGGTGGAGTACGAGCGCTGGATCGACTTCCGCGAGGGCGTGCTGCGGCGTGACCTGATATGGCGCACCCCCGCCGGCAAGCACGTGCGGGTGCGCTCCAGCCGCATGGTCTCCTTCGAGCAGCGTCACCTGGCGCTGATGGAGATGGAGGTGACGATGCTGGACGGCTCCGCGCCGGTGGCGATCTCCTCCCAGATCGTGAACCGGCAGGACTCCGTGGACGAGTTCGGCAACAGCGCCGGCCCCATCACCGACAAGCACGACCCCCGCCAGACCACCGCCTTCACCCACCGGGTGCTGGAGCCGCAGCAGGACTGGCACAGCGAGAAGCGCATGCTGCTGGGCTACCGGGTGGCCAACTCCGGGATGACCCTCGCCATCGGCGCGGACCACGAGGTGGAGTCGGAGGCGGAGGTGGAGCGCCTGCTGGACACCATGCCGGACCTGGGTCGGGCCGTGTTCCACGCGAACCTGGATGAGGGGCAGAGCATCACGGTGCGCAAGGCCGTGGCCTACCACTCCTCCCGGTCGGTCCCCCACCGCGAGCTGTTCGACCGCTGCCGCCGCACCCTGGACCGGATCCGCACCGAGGGATTCGCGCCGCAGTACGCGGACCAGCGCGCCTACCTGGAGGACTTCTGGCGCCGCTCGGACGTGCAGCTGCCCGGACGTCCCGCCGAGCAGCAGGCCACCCGGTGGTGCCTCTACCAGCTGGCGCAGGCCTCCGCCCGATCCGACGGCTGGGGGATCCCCGCCAAGGGCGTCACCGGCTCCGGGTACGAAGGTCACTACTTCTGGGACACCGAGATCTACGTGGTGCCGTTCCTGATCTTCACCTCCCCCACCTGGGCCCGCAACGCCCTGCGCTTCCGTTCCAACCTGCTGCCCAAGGCCAGGGAGCGCGCACGTGAGCTGAACCAGCGCGGCGCCATGTTCCCCTGGCGCACCATCAACGGCGACGAGGCCTCGGCCTACTACGCGGCCGGCACCGCGCAGTACCACATCAATGCCGACGTGGCCTACGCCTTCTCCATGTACACCGATATCACCGGCGATCTCGACTTCCAGCACCGCGACGGGGTGCGGGTGCTCGTGGAGACGGCCCGGATGTGGTCCGACCTCGGCTTCTGGCGGGTCACCGCCGAGGGCGACGCCAGCTTCCACATCCACGGGGTGACCGGCCCGGACGAGTACACCACCGTGGTCAACAACAACATGTTCACCAACGTGATGGCCCGCTACAACCTGCGGCGAGCCGCCCGCGCGGTGCGCGAGCTGCGCGAGGCGGACCCAGCCGGCCTGGAGGCCCTGGTCTCCGAGCTGGAGCTGGACATGTTGGAGCTGGAGCAGTGGGAGGCCTGCGCCGACGGCATGTTCATCGCCAAGGACGAGGCACTGGGCATCCACCTTCAGGAGGACCGCTTCCTGGAGCGCGAGGTGTGGGACCTCCCCAGCACCCCCGAGGAGTTCTTCCCCCTGCTGCTGCACTACCACCCCCTGGTGATCTACCGCTTCCAGGTGCTCAAGCAGGCCGACGTGGTGCTCGCACTGTTCCTTCGCGGCGCTGAGTTCACCGCCGAGGAGAAGCGTGCCGACTTCGAGTACTACGACCCGATCACCACCGGTGACTCCTCCCTCTCGGCCGTGGTGCAGTCGATCATGGCCGCCGAGGTGGGGCACCAGAAGGCCGCCCTGGACTACTTCCGGGCAGGCCTGTTCGTGGACCTGGGCGACCTGCACGGCAACACCTCCGACGGTGTGCACATCGCATCGGCCGGCGGCGTCTGGAACGCCCTGGTGCACGGCTTCGGCGGTATGCGCCAGGAGAAGGGTGCGCTGTCCTTCGACCCGCGCCTGCCGGAGTCCTGGCCGGAGCTCTCCTTCCCGCTGACGGTGCGGGAGTCGCGGTTCCGGGTGCGGATCACCCGTGAGGAGATCTCCTTCGTGCTCGAGGAGGGCGAGGAGCTCGAGGTCACGGTGCGCGGCGAGAGCGCGCGCGTCACTCGGGACGGTGCCACGGTCGCGCTGGCGGACCAGGGCCCGATCCTGGATGATGCCGTGCTGGCCTCCCCGCGCGGACTTGGCGACGAGCGCGCCGATGGGTCTATCGTGACCTCCTTCGTGCCGAAGGATCCCGATGACCCGTGGGAGTACCCCGTGCACACCGATCCCGACGACATCATCGAGTCCGTCTGA
- a CDS encoding DUF4235 domain-containing protein: MANPLVKIAVTASGFVAARLGRRIADAGWGAVFGEEPPDDQFTRNSEKETKKRVKQAKKDGLSKAEIDEIRNPADDVPWWKRMLWAVVSGILLQGLRTAAQSGAKKGTDRLTRRRPRPNRG; encoded by the coding sequence GTGGCCAACCCGCTCGTGAAGATCGCCGTGACCGCGTCAGGCTTCGTCGCCGCCCGGCTCGGTCGGCGGATCGCCGACGCCGGATGGGGGGCCGTGTTCGGCGAGGAGCCGCCGGACGACCAGTTCACCCGCAACTCCGAGAAGGAGACCAAGAAGCGGGTGAAGCAGGCCAAGAAGGACGGCCTGAGCAAGGCGGAGATCGATGAGATCCGCAACCCGGCGGACGACGTCCCGTGGTGGAAGCGCATGCTGTGGGCGGTAGTCTCCGGCATCCTGCTGCAGGGTCTGCGCACGGCCGCCCAGAGCGGCGCGAAAAAGGGCACCGATCGCCTCACGCGCCGCCGCCCGCGTCCCAACCGAGGCTGA
- the trmB gene encoding tRNA (guanosine(46)-N7)-methyltransferase TrmB, whose product MTPHSGPHRRQREVVSFVRRGARLTRSRQDAWDRLSELYVIDLPRGERDTIPAAGARLELESVFGRRAELVVEVGSGQGENIAAAAQASPERDHLAVEVYVPGLAQTLDRIERAGSPRNVRLLPLDAQRSLPQLLPAGSVSELWVFFPDPWHKSKHHKRRLVNPPFLDAVAPLMREGAVLRLATDWAQYAAHMHHVMEADPRFASLHPDGPRPDGTTSDEVPGDLPATGWAPRFEGRVLTSFESKAHAAGRLVWDLAYTRAPHRQEDENG is encoded by the coding sequence ATGACGCCCCATTCCGGCCCCCACCGCCGCCAGCGCGAGGTGGTCTCCTTCGTGCGCCGCGGCGCCCGCCTCACCCGCAGCCGCCAGGACGCCTGGGACCGCCTGTCCGAGCTCTACGTGATCGACCTGCCGCGCGGTGAGAGGGACACGATCCCAGCCGCCGGTGCGAGGCTCGAGCTCGAGTCGGTCTTCGGCCGCCGTGCGGAGCTGGTGGTGGAGGTGGGCAGCGGCCAGGGCGAGAACATCGCCGCCGCGGCACAGGCCTCGCCTGAGCGGGACCATCTGGCCGTGGAGGTGTACGTCCCGGGACTGGCACAGACCCTGGACCGCATCGAACGGGCCGGGTCCCCGCGCAACGTGCGCCTGCTGCCGCTGGACGCCCAGCGCAGCCTCCCCCAGCTGCTGCCCGCCGGGTCCGTCTCCGAGCTGTGGGTGTTCTTCCCGGATCCCTGGCACAAGTCCAAGCACCACAAACGACGCCTGGTGAACCCTCCGTTCCTCGACGCGGTGGCACCGCTGATGCGCGAGGGTGCCGTACTGCGCCTGGCCACCGACTGGGCGCAGTACGCCGCCCACATGCACCACGTGATGGAGGCGGACCCCCGCTTCGCCTCCCTCCACCCGGACGGCCCACGACCTGACGGGACCACCAGTGACGAGGTACCGGGTGACCTGCCCGCCACGGGCTGGGCCCCGCGCTTCGAAGGGCGGGTGCTCACCAGCTTCGAGTCCAAGGCCCACGCCGCGGGCCGTCTAGTATGGGATCTTGCCTACACCCGGGCGCCCCACCGTCAGGAGGACGAGAACGGATGA
- the phoU gene encoding phosphate signaling complex protein PhoU: protein MREAYQSDLRHLVDDLVDMASMVGSALEDATAALLEGDLGLAERVIAADPHIDERQIDLDSKTVELLARQSPVATDLRLLVASLRMSSSLERMGDLCAHVALVARRSHPELAVPEQHRAQIQKMSDLAAAALRDAAVVITDRDLALAAQVEKNDDELDDLQQQIAREIGKGQDYTNTQIVDLTLLIRFYERLGDHAVSLVRRVGFLVTGDAVDTLHQSTDVPEF from the coding sequence ATGCGCGAGGCCTATCAGAGCGATCTGCGGCATCTCGTCGACGACCTGGTCGACATGGCATCGATGGTGGGCAGTGCCCTGGAGGACGCCACCGCCGCCCTGCTGGAGGGCGACCTGGGCCTGGCGGAGCGGGTGATCGCCGCTGATCCCCACATCGACGAGCGCCAGATCGACCTGGACTCCAAGACCGTGGAGCTGCTGGCCCGACAGTCCCCGGTGGCCACCGACCTGCGCTTGCTGGTGGCCTCGCTGCGCATGAGCTCCTCGCTCGAGCGCATGGGCGACCTGTGCGCCCACGTGGCCCTGGTGGCCCGCCGCAGCCACCCCGAGCTGGCCGTGCCCGAGCAGCACCGTGCCCAGATCCAGAAGATGTCGGACCTGGCAGCGGCCGCCCTGCGGGACGCCGCCGTGGTGATCACCGACCGTGACCTGGCCCTGGCCGCCCAGGTGGAGAAGAACGACGACGAGCTCGACGATCTCCAGCAGCAGATCGCCCGCGAGATCGGCAAGGGGCAGGACTACACCAACACCCAGATCGTGGACCTCACCCTGCTGATCCGCTTCTACGAGCGCCTCGGCGACCACGCCGTCTCACTCGTGCGACGGGTGGGCTTCCTGGTCACCGGTGATGCGGTGGACACCCTGCACCAGAGCACGGACGTGCCCGAGTTCTGA
- a CDS encoding HAD-IA family hydrolase, whose protein sequence is MNDTTRFQPADFTAHLFDLDGVITPTAEVHMRAWARMFSEFLTSRGITEPYTDADYFAHVDGRPRYDGVRTFLTSRDIELPEGEDTDPGDQVPGSETVRGLGNRKNDLVLTLIRTEGVTPYPGTVAYLDSLPAGARLAVVSSSRNAEEVLRGAGLRDRFEFVVDGNVAAAEGLPGKPAPDTFEHAAALLGVATTDSVVYEDAVSGVRAGAAGNFGAVIGVDRGVGADTLTEAGATLVVQDLEELT, encoded by the coding sequence GTGAACGACACGACGCGCTTCCAACCTGCCGACTTCACCGCCCACCTCTTCGACCTGGACGGGGTTATCACCCCCACCGCCGAGGTGCACATGCGGGCCTGGGCCCGGATGTTCAGTGAGTTCCTCACCTCCCGCGGCATCACCGAGCCCTACACCGACGCCGACTACTTCGCGCACGTGGACGGCCGGCCCCGCTACGACGGCGTGCGCACCTTCCTCACCTCCCGCGACATCGAGCTGCCCGAGGGCGAGGACACCGACCCCGGCGACCAGGTCCCCGGCTCCGAGACCGTGCGCGGCCTGGGCAACCGCAAGAACGATCTGGTGCTCACGCTGATCCGCACCGAGGGGGTGACCCCCTACCCCGGCACCGTCGCCTACCTCGACTCCCTGCCCGCAGGTGCCCGCCTTGCCGTCGTCTCCTCCTCCCGCAACGCGGAGGAGGTGCTGCGCGGTGCGGGCCTGCGCGACCGCTTCGAGTTCGTGGTCGACGGGAACGTCGCCGCCGCCGAGGGCCTACCCGGCAAGCCCGCCCCCGACACCTTCGAGCACGCCGCCGCCCTGCTGGGGGTGGCCACCACCGACTCGGTGGTCTACGAGGACGCCGTCTCCGGTGTGCGCGCCGGCGCTGCCGGCAACTTCGGCGCCGTGATCGGCGTGGACCGGGGCGTGGGTGCCGACACCCTCACCGAGGCGGGCGCCACCCTCGTGGTGCAGGACCTGGAGGAACTGACATGA
- a CDS encoding sensor histidine kinase → MTILLLLAGTIGLVIGCAAALALARSERRDRSRAQAPEPVVPEPAAEVLAILSSAYVVLDSSGDVLRASPLAYSYGIVRATGGDYPRLANAELMELAADVGRNGGYRDERLTIRRSSQGDSDAVIDVRIGALGENGVLLLADDLTRAVRVEETRRDFVANVSHELKTPVGAITLLAETMEDAAEDPDAVRRFAGRMQTETRRLSHLVQEIIELSRVQGNSALTDGQPVEVDDVITEAVALNRNFALGSRIEVAVGGTSGLRVFGSSAMLTTAMSNLISNAITYSDADTRIGVSVRRDGGMVELSVKDQGIGISKENLERVFERFFRVDRARSRDTGGSGLGLAIVKHIATDHGGEVTAWSMAGQGSTFTLRIPEMGHTGAVTVGGDPSRTSEPDIDPGVGG, encoded by the coding sequence ATGACGATCCTCCTGCTCCTGGCCGGCACCATCGGCCTGGTGATCGGCTGTGCGGCAGCGCTGGCACTGGCCCGGTCCGAGCGGCGGGACCGCTCCCGTGCCCAGGCCCCGGAGCCGGTGGTTCCCGAGCCCGCCGCCGAGGTGCTCGCGATCCTGTCCTCCGCCTACGTGGTGCTGGACTCCAGCGGCGATGTGCTGAGGGCCTCACCGCTGGCCTACTCCTACGGGATCGTTCGCGCCACCGGCGGCGACTACCCCCGCCTGGCCAATGCCGAGCTGATGGAGCTGGCCGCTGATGTGGGCCGCAACGGCGGCTACCGCGACGAGCGGCTCACCATCCGCCGTTCCAGCCAGGGGGACTCCGACGCAGTGATCGATGTGCGCATCGGGGCGCTCGGCGAGAACGGCGTGCTGCTGCTGGCCGACGACCTCACCCGGGCGGTGCGCGTGGAGGAGACCCGGCGCGACTTCGTGGCCAATGTGTCCCACGAGCTGAAGACCCCGGTGGGTGCGATCACCCTGCTGGCCGAGACCATGGAGGATGCCGCGGAGGACCCGGACGCCGTGCGCCGCTTCGCCGGCCGCATGCAGACCGAGACGCGGCGCCTCTCGCACCTGGTGCAGGAGATCATCGAGCTGTCCCGCGTGCAGGGCAACTCCGCACTCACCGACGGTCAGCCGGTCGAGGTGGACGACGTGATCACCGAGGCGGTGGCCCTGAACCGCAACTTCGCCCTGGGCTCGCGGATCGAGGTGGCCGTGGGGGGCACCAGTGGTCTGCGCGTCTTCGGCTCCTCGGCGATGCTCACCACCGCGATGTCCAACCTGATCTCCAACGCGATCACCTACTCCGACGCCGACACGCGCATCGGCGTATCGGTGCGGCGCGACGGGGGCATGGTGGAGCTGTCCGTGAAGGACCAGGGCATCGGCATCTCCAAGGAGAACCTGGAGCGGGTGTTCGAACGCTTCTTCCGGGTGGACCGCGCTCGGTCCCGCGATACCGGCGGGTCCGGTCTGGGGCTCGCTATCGTCAAGCACATCGCCACCGATCACGGTGGCGAGGTCACTGCCTGGTCGATGGCCGGGCAGGGATCCACGTTCACCCTGCGAATCCCCGAGATGGGGCATACCGGCGCAGTGACAGTCGGCGGTGATCCGTCGCGTACTTCGGAACCGGACATCGATCCGGGTGTGGGAGGTTGA
- a CDS encoding LCP family protein, with product MNASDDVQLPSDWEDGDQPEPGRRSSRRMALIGLGVICALVLAAGVVVGGYLLSVRDAYEKRNTVTITRSTSDGERPEQIEGTGRNFLLLGSDKRSEEEAAASGVVGQRSDVMMLVHVSEDGQDVYVMSFPRDLYVDIPGHGKDRINAALAFGGVPLAVSTVENYVGVPIEHVALIDFDGIEGLVDSLGGIEVMVPQSFEADGHQFTEGTQQMNGEEALVFVRQRKQFADGDFQRNRNQQAVLLGIADKLISADTLSDPLKLRDTVAQISPYLTTDEDLTATAMVELGLSMRSVRSNDLYFLSVPHGGPYTTSGGASVVATEEGEMDKLRKALREDDMGTYYAENAGKY from the coding sequence ATGAACGCGTCCGACGATGTTCAGCTTCCCTCCGACTGGGAGGACGGCGATCAGCCCGAACCGGGCAGGCGCTCCTCGCGACGCATGGCCCTGATCGGCCTGGGCGTGATCTGCGCCCTGGTGCTCGCCGCTGGTGTGGTGGTGGGTGGCTACCTGCTCTCTGTGCGTGACGCGTACGAGAAGCGCAACACGGTGACCATCACCCGCAGCACCTCCGACGGTGAGCGCCCCGAGCAGATCGAGGGCACCGGACGGAACTTCCTGCTGCTGGGCTCGGACAAGCGCTCCGAGGAGGAGGCAGCGGCCTCCGGCGTGGTGGGTCAGCGCTCGGACGTGATGATGCTGGTCCACGTCAGCGAGGACGGCCAGGACGTGTACGTCATGTCCTTCCCCCGCGACCTGTACGTGGACATCCCGGGCCACGGCAAGGACCGCATCAACGCGGCACTCGCCTTCGGCGGGGTCCCCCTGGCGGTCTCCACGGTGGAGAACTACGTGGGGGTGCCGATCGAGCACGTGGCCCTGATCGACTTCGACGGGATCGAGGGCCTGGTGGACTCCCTGGGCGGCATTGAGGTGATGGTGCCGCAGAGCTTCGAGGCGGACGGCCATCAGTTCACCGAGGGCACTCAGCAGATGAACGGCGAGGAGGCGCTGGTGTTCGTGCGCCAGCGCAAGCAGTTCGCCGACGGGGACTTCCAGCGCAACCGCAACCAGCAGGCGGTCCTGCTGGGCATCGCCGACAAGCTGATCAGTGCCGACACCCTCAGCGACCCCTTGAAGCTGCGGGACACCGTCGCGCAGATCTCCCCGTACCTCACCACCGACGAGGACCTGACCGCGACCGCCATGGTGGAGCTGGGCCTGTCGATGCGGTCGGTGCGCAGCAACGACCTGTACTTCCTCTCGGTCCCCCACGGCGGCCCGTACACCACCAGCGGTGGCGCCAGCGTGGTGGCCACCGAGGAGGGCGAGATGGACAAGCTGCGCAAGGCCCTGCGCGAGGACGACATGGGCACCTACTACGCTGAGAACGCCGGCAAGTACTGA
- a CDS encoding YhjD/YihY/BrkB family envelope integrity protein, with product MSGSRRRTDRPVVDYRRPRLSVLYVLHRVRMRLLDIQVWDVAGTMTFYTVLSVFPGAVAMVSLVSMIGVQAQTIHTVSALITEIFPTLDPRPFTGAILAVASTDGGAWGLALGTLGALLSASNGVAAFHRAMHRVYDTREGRPFLWFRTIVFGETVLIIAVVLLCIGMLTVGGEASQRLGGLIGVPQIAFDTWNVVKWPILLFILIIGVSMAYYLFPNVKLPRYRLITLGSTMTVLVLFGSALTLGQLMVYATRFAEVLTALNGLIAILLMLWVGNIVIVAGAALDAEFLRARQIAAGLPAWHVIELDPHATHSLDFLAADAATAEEIGRAVAGSARDGEPLRRRRSRWIVEADSPFAVSPTEKPLTSPREEGDQDA from the coding sequence GTGAGCGGCTCGCGACGACGCACGGACCGGCCCGTCGTCGACTACCGGCGCCCCCGGCTCAGTGTGCTGTACGTGCTGCACCGGGTGCGGATGCGGCTGCTGGACATCCAGGTGTGGGACGTGGCCGGCACGATGACGTTCTACACCGTGCTGTCGGTGTTCCCTGGGGCGGTGGCGATGGTGTCCCTGGTGTCGATGATCGGGGTCCAGGCGCAGACCATCCACACCGTCTCCGCCCTGATCACCGAGATCTTCCCGACCCTGGACCCGCGCCCGTTCACCGGGGCGATCCTGGCGGTCGCCTCCACCGACGGCGGGGCGTGGGGCCTGGCCCTGGGCACCCTGGGGGCGCTGCTCTCGGCCTCCAACGGCGTCGCTGCCTTCCACCGTGCGATGCACCGGGTGTACGACACCCGGGAGGGCAGGCCGTTCCTGTGGTTCCGCACGATCGTGTTCGGGGAGACGGTGCTGATCATCGCGGTGGTGCTGCTGTGCATCGGGATGCTCACGGTGGGCGGCGAGGCATCGCAGCGCCTGGGCGGGCTGATCGGGGTGCCGCAGATCGCCTTCGACACCTGGAACGTCGTCAAGTGGCCGATCCTGCTGTTCATCCTGATCATCGGGGTCTCGATGGCCTACTACCTGTTCCCCAACGTGAAGCTCCCCCGGTACCGCCTGATCACCCTGGGCTCGACGATGACGGTGCTGGTGCTTTTCGGCTCCGCCCTCACCCTGGGGCAGCTGATGGTGTACGCCACGCGCTTCGCCGAGGTGCTCACCGCACTGAACGGCCTGATCGCGATCCTGCTGATGCTGTGGGTGGGCAACATCGTGATCGTCGCCGGGGCCGCACTGGATGCCGAGTTCCTGCGCGCACGCCAGATCGCGGCCGGTCTGCCTGCCTGGCACGTCATCGAACTGGACCCCCACGCCACCCACAGCCTCGACTTCCTGGCCGCCGATGCCGCCACCGCCGAGGAGATCGGCCGAGCGGTCGCCGGGTCCGCGCGCGACGGTGAGCCGCTGCGCCGGCGACGCAGCCGGTGGATCGTCGAGGCCGACAGCCCCTTCGCGGTGAGCCCGACCGAGAAGCCCCTCACCTCGCCCCGAGAAGAAGGAGACCAGGACGCATGA
- a CDS encoding Rieske (2Fe-2S) protein, protein MDRPCLSRRRALMLPVSAAGVTAVAGCAPEDEGFGNGTPVRAADGAIPLADLPENTGTLVNFGGDHPFVLLVRGSGDEVTGYSGYCTHNGCALREVETELDCPCHGSRFDATTGEVLVGPATIHLPEVPVVVEDGHVRRTA, encoded by the coding sequence ATGGACCGTCCTTGCCTCTCCCGTCGCCGTGCCCTGATGCTCCCCGTCTCCGCTGCCGGGGTGACCGCCGTGGCGGGCTGCGCCCCTGAGGACGAGGGCTTCGGCAACGGCACTCCGGTGCGTGCGGCGGACGGCGCGATCCCCCTGGCCGACCTGCCGGAGAACACCGGCACCCTGGTGAACTTCGGCGGCGACCACCCCTTCGTGCTGCTGGTGCGCGGAAGCGGGGATGAGGTCACCGGGTACTCCGGGTACTGCACCCACAACGGCTGCGCCCTGCGCGAGGTGGAGACCGAGCTGGACTGCCCGTGTCACGGCTCCCGCTTCGATGCCACCACCGGTGAGGTGCTGGTGGGCCCGGCAACGATCCACCTGCCCGAGGTACCCGTGGTGGTCGAGGACGGCCACGTGCGGCGCACCGCCTGA
- the def gene encoding peptide deformylase, with protein sequence MSVRPITIIGHRALEQRTRKVREITEDIRELVADMFETNDAADGAGLAAPQVGSRWRLFVYSCPDASDTLRRGVVINPRLERFGGLELDEETIEGCLSVPGEGFPTARHRGARVHGIDLDGEPVVVEDEGGVLARALQHEVDHLEGSLYIERLSPAHRREALDAVSARGWRSKGLLTWDPRLTSAEDV encoded by the coding sequence ATGAGCGTGCGGCCCATCACGATCATCGGCCATCGTGCCCTCGAGCAGCGCACCCGGAAGGTCCGCGAGATCACCGAGGACATCCGGGAGCTGGTGGCCGACATGTTCGAGACCAACGACGCCGCCGACGGGGCGGGCCTGGCCGCTCCCCAGGTGGGGTCCCGCTGGCGACTGTTCGTGTACTCCTGCCCCGACGCCTCCGACACGCTGCGCCGTGGCGTGGTGATCAACCCCCGCCTGGAGCGCTTCGGTGGGCTGGAGCTGGACGAGGAGACCATCGAGGGGTGCCTCTCGGTGCCCGGCGAGGGCTTCCCCACCGCCCGTCACCGTGGCGCCCGCGTGCACGGCATCGATCTGGACGGGGAGCCGGTCGTGGTCGAGGACGAGGGCGGGGTGCTGGCTCGTGCGCTGCAGCACGAGGTGGACCACCTGGAGGGATCGCTGTACATCGAGCGGCTCTCCCCCGCCCACCGCCGGGAGGCCCTGGACGCCGTGTCCGCCCGCGGCTGGCGCAGCAAGGGCCTGCTGACGTGGGATCCCCGACTCACCAGCGCCGAGGACGTCTGA
- a CDS encoding SRPBCC domain-containing protein yields the protein MTVTESLPYVEAVRRRLEIEEHGVHVRTALTLTTNLSLAPAQLWPLLVDRAELAQWYGQLSGALVEGGRYRLADGAHGQVLELVEPHKVSLTCEKDGSADPVQVRLDPEDDGTTSLRLTCTTLIERERFDRYGPGAAAIHWEIALMALAAHADGWRACVTVPVPAPTREWLESAEGIAHLQAWSVRWAAEAIAAGVDESSARRGELATAQAFLKAH from the coding sequence ATGACTGTCACGGAGTCGCTGCCGTACGTCGAGGCGGTGCGTCGCCGGCTCGAGATCGAGGAGCACGGCGTGCATGTGCGCACCGCCCTCACCCTGACCACCAACCTGTCGCTCGCCCCTGCCCAGCTGTGGCCCCTGCTGGTGGACCGGGCCGAGCTGGCGCAGTGGTACGGGCAGCTGTCCGGCGCACTGGTGGAGGGCGGCCGCTACCGCCTCGCCGACGGCGCCCACGGCCAGGTGCTTGAACTGGTCGAGCCCCACAAGGTCTCGTTGACCTGCGAGAAGGACGGCTCCGCCGATCCTGTTCAGGTGCGGTTGGACCCCGAGGACGACGGCACCACCAGCCTGCGCCTGACCTGCACCACCCTGATCGAGCGTGAACGGTTCGACCGCTACGGTCCCGGTGCTGCAGCGATCCACTGGGAGATCGCGCTGATGGCGCTGGCCGCCCACGCCGATGGGTGGCGCGCCTGCGTCACCGTGCCCGTCCCTGCGCCCACCCGGGAGTGGTTGGAGAGCGCGGAAGGCATCGCCCACCTGCAGGCCTGGTCGGTGCGCTGGGCGGCTGAGGCGATCGCCGCCGGGGTGGACGAGTCCTCGGCGCGCCGCGGGGAGCTCGCGACCGCCCAGGCCTTCCTCAAGGCCCACTGA